ATATGAAAAACGCTTTTGCTACCAGGCAAAGGCGTTTTTTATTTTTATTGGAATGAGGAAGGCTCTAAAATGGAGTAAACAGGAGAAAGTTTCTGCAAGGCAGAGAATGGAAGAAAGAAGACGATACTGAGAAATCGTTTCATAATAAAGAGTGGCTAACAGGCGGATCTTAGTAACCCCCTCTTAATAAGCCGGCTTAAAATCCCCGAGAAGTACTATTTTTGTAATCTTAAAGAAAGGATCAGAGATGCAAGAACCAACACTCACGACCGCAACACCTTGCAGTACAGCACCTGATGCTGCACCTGCCCCCAGGACTAAAAAACCTGACTGGCTGCGTGTCAAATTACCAATAGGAGATAACTACAAACAGGTTCGTAGCCTTGTAGATACCCATAAATTACATACCATCTGCGAAAGCGGAAACTGTCCTAATATGGGTGAGTGCTGGGGAGCCGGTACTTCTACCTTTATGATATTAGGAAATATCTGTACCCGTAGTTGCGGATTCTGTGCAGTAGCCACCGGCAGACCTGAAGCAGTAGATTGGGATGAGCCACAGCGTGTAGCAGAAGCCATTTTCCTGATGAAGGTGAAACATGCGGTAATCACCTCTGTAGACAGAGATGAGCTGAAAGATGGTGGTTCCATTATCTGGGCCAATACCATCAAGGCTATAAGGGCGCTGAACGCAGAAACGACTATGGAAACCCTGATCCCTGACTTCAGAGGACAATGGGAAAACCTGCAACGTATTATTGACGTTGCACCGGAAATCGTATCTCACAACCTGGAAACAGTAGAACGCCTTACCAAACAGGTGCGTATCCAGGCTAAATACCACAGAAGCCTCGAAGTAATTCGCCGTCTGAAAGATGGAGGTATGCGTACCAAAAGCGGTGTTATGCTGGGTTTGGGCGAAACCAAAGAAGAAGTGATCCAGGCAATGCAGGATCTGTACGATAACGGTTGTGATGTGGTGACCCTGGGTCAGTATCTGCAGCCTACACCAAAGCATCTTCCTGTAGTACGATTTGTACACCCGGATGAGTTTGCAGAGTATAGGGAAATCGGTTATGCAATGGGTCTTGATTATGTAGAATCAGGACCATTGGTAAGATCCTCCTACCATGCAGAGAAGCATATCCATAGTGGGCGGCCTAATCAATAACTAATCTTGTTTATTAAAATCCATCAGCGGTGATGGATTTTTTTATTTCCATCATATCTTCGCATTTCAATTGCGAGTAGAAGTATTTATAAAATAAAGGTAAAGTTGCAGTTTAAGTTATACCAGAGTCATATGGCCAATGCGCTTTGCACAAAGGCTTACAGGTAATGATTTTTTACCAAAGGGAAACAAATCAAACTGCAACAGGACCAGAATAGGGGTGCATTTTTATAACCAGCAGACCTTTAGTTACTATCCAACTGATTCGCCAGTTAGCAAAATATTGACTACCTGATGATTAATAGAGATAGAAAAATTTAATTGAATAATTATCTTCGCAGCGCATTTTTTCGAATAGTTTCAGGGGAATATGCGGACATTTCCCCCGGTATATGCCCATATATACGACCAGAACCGCAGCTTACACCTACATTACCTGCAACCTACCTGTTTGATTGTTAGTACATATTGATTTGTGCTGATACCCGGTATTGTGTGTTCTATTTAAATCTTAATTAATTACAGCGCAAGCAAAGAACATATAGCATTACTGCTTTGTTCTACGATTGGTCTAAAGAAGAAACTGATTGTCAAAACCTTTTATGAAAAGAGTAATTTATCTGACCGCCATGTTGGGAGCAGGGCTTATAAGCACCTCATCCTTTGCACAGCAGGTATCTGATTCCGTCATTCCAAAAGCGTCTTTGCAGGATTGCATCCAATACGCTTTGACCCACCAGCCGGCGGTGAAACAATCGCTGGTGGACCAGGAAATTGCGGAACATACCATCAAAAGCAAACTGGCTGACTGGTATCCCCAGCTGAATCTGGCCGCCGGCCTGAACCACTATCTTAAGTTGCAGACCTCTTATTTTAATGGCGCGGCCATCACCACCGGTGTGGCTAACACCTCTTCTGCAGCTTTTACGTTAACGCAAAACATCTTTAACAGAGATGTATTGCTGGCCAGTAGAACTGCTAAGGTCGTACGCCAGCAAGCCGCACAAAATACTACCAGCAATCAGATTGATGTGGTATCCAACGTATCCAAAGCTTACTATGACATGTTGCTGACCAAAGCACAGGTAGCAGTGCTGGATGAAGATATTGTGCGCCTGGAACGTAGCCTGAAGGATGCCTTCAATCAATATCAGAGCGGTATTGTAGATAAGACTGACTACAAGAGAGCTACCATTTCCCTGAACAATGCCAAAGCGCAAAAGAAAACAGGAGAAGAATCTCTGAAAGCTAAGAATGCGCTACTGAAGCAATACATGGGCTTTCCGCCGGATTCTGCGCTGGATGTGAAATATGACACCATCCAGATGGCACAGAACGTACAGCTGGATACCAATACTACCGTGACGTACCAGAACAGGATTGAGTACCAGTTGCTGCAAACCCAGCGTTCACTACTGGAAGCAGAACTCCGTTATAATAAGTGGAGCTATCTGCCTACTGTATCAGCATCCGGTAGTTATACCTTCGCTTATTTCAACAAAGATTTCGGGAAGTTGTACAACAACAACTATCCTAATTCGCTGGTTGGCCTGACGGTTTCCCTGCCTATCTTCCAGGGCTTTAAACGTACTCATAATATCAAGATCGCAGAGCTGAACCTCAGGCGTACTGACTGGGATGTAGAATCACTGAAGCAACAGATCAATACTCAATATACCCAGGCAATGGCTGCTTACAAGAGTAATCTGAACGAATACTTTGTTATGCAGGAAAACGTGCAACTGGCTAAGGAGGTATTCAACCTGATTGATCTGCAATACCGGGAAGGGATAAAGACCTACCTGGAGGTGATCACGGCCCAGACAGATCTTCGTTCCGCAGAACTGAACTACTATAATGCTATGTACACGGTATTATCCAGCAAGATAGACCTGGAAGTGGCATTGGGTACATTAACACCATCAATTCAATAAATGATAAAACTGGCTGATTAAAACTGATCAGTCATTGAAAGGACAAATATTTTCAGATGAAAACAAAGCAACACATTCTCCTCATTGGCGCTACAGGTATGTTTTTTCTGGCTTCCTGTAAAGGTCCGGAACAAAAAGGTGCTATGGCGATGCCGGCTACTAAGGTAAATGTAACGGCTGCGACTATGGGACAGGCTATTTATTACGATAAATACCCGGCTTCAGTGGTGGCCCTGAACCAGGTGGAACTGCGTGCACAGGTAAGCGGTTATATCACCGGTATCTTTTTTAAAGAAGGGGAGGTCGTGCAGAAAGGAAAAGCACTGTATGAAATAGACCGTCGTAAATATGAAGCCGCTGTACGTCAGGCCGAAGCAAATCTGGCGAGCGCAAAAGCTACGTTGGTGCGTGCTCAGAAGGATGCTAACCGTTATCACGAATTGGCCAAGCAGGATGCGATCGCACGTCAAACACTCGACAATGCCGATGCTACCCTCGAAACCAGCCGTGCCAGCGTAGCAGCTGCAGAAGCAGCCTTGCTCTCTACCCGCACAGACCTGGATTATTCTGTTATTAAAGCGCCATTCACAGGCCGTATTGGTATCTCTCAGGTAAAACTGGGTGCACAGATCAGCCAGGGATCTACATTACTGAATACCATGTCCAGCGAGAAC
This window of the Chitinophaga sancti genome carries:
- the lipA gene encoding lipoyl synthase, producing MQEPTLTTATPCSTAPDAAPAPRTKKPDWLRVKLPIGDNYKQVRSLVDTHKLHTICESGNCPNMGECWGAGTSTFMILGNICTRSCGFCAVATGRPEAVDWDEPQRVAEAIFLMKVKHAVITSVDRDELKDGGSIIWANTIKAIRALNAETTMETLIPDFRGQWENLQRIIDVAPEIVSHNLETVERLTKQVRIQAKYHRSLEVIRRLKDGGMRTKSGVMLGLGETKEEVIQAMQDLYDNGCDVVTLGQYLQPTPKHLPVVRFVHPDEFAEYREIGYAMGLDYVESGPLVRSSYHAEKHIHSGRPNQ
- a CDS encoding TolC family protein; translation: MKRVIYLTAMLGAGLISTSSFAQQVSDSVIPKASLQDCIQYALTHQPAVKQSLVDQEIAEHTIKSKLADWYPQLNLAAGLNHYLKLQTSYFNGAAITTGVANTSSAAFTLTQNIFNRDVLLASRTAKVVRQQAAQNTTSNQIDVVSNVSKAYYDMLLTKAQVAVLDEDIVRLERSLKDAFNQYQSGIVDKTDYKRATISLNNAKAQKKTGEESLKAKNALLKQYMGFPPDSALDVKYDTIQMAQNVQLDTNTTVTYQNRIEYQLLQTQRSLLEAELRYNKWSYLPTVSASGSYTFAYFNKDFGKLYNNNYPNSLVGLTVSLPIFQGFKRTHNIKIAELNLRRTDWDVESLKQQINTQYTQAMAAYKSNLNEYFVMQENVQLAKEVFNLIDLQYREGIKTYLEVITAQTDLRSAELNYYNAMYTVLSSKIDLEVALGTLTPSIQ
- a CDS encoding efflux RND transporter periplasmic adaptor subunit codes for the protein MKTKQHILLIGATGMFFLASCKGPEQKGAMAMPATKVNVTAATMGQAIYYDKYPASVVALNQVELRAQVSGYITGIFFKEGEVVQKGKALYEIDRRKYEAAVRQAEANLASAKATLVRAQKDANRYHELAKQDAIARQTLDNADATLETSRASVAAAEAALLSTRTDLDYSVIKAPFTGRIGISQVKLGAQISQGSTLLNTMSSENPIAVDIVVSETDIPRFSAMQGKTITPNDSTFRLTLPGGIPYSEKGKILAVDRGVDNQTATIKVRIEFANPKDELKDGMSAVLQVLNEQSGENVIIPYRAVVEQMGEFFVFVAKDTIAEQRKIHLGPKLRDRVVISDGLKAGEVIITDGFNRLRDGGAIDTSGVPKQPQQGPGQAPKK